The following are from one region of the Ornithorhynchus anatinus isolate Pmale09 chromosome X1, mOrnAna1.pri.v4, whole genome shotgun sequence genome:
- the PKD2L2 gene encoding polycystic kidney disease 2-like 2 protein: MDRARGAGAARGPGLGAPAAGAPSSGRAATPPQEARGPQPPAPRNPKAATAVASVTGRSAESPGGAGKQGPAQTGVRPAGDAEAPQDRSPDKARRPQSAAQRGGGSVKTSLKYRKELEIRTTLQELSIYIIFLTDLCILTFGMVNTDMYYLNQVMANLFLETPVSDSDRMNFRTIASLVDFWKYAEGPLLEGLFWDTWYNNQTLPGHKNNSRIYYENLLLGAPQVRQLKVRNNTCTVHPSFQSLMKECYYDYSFKGEDTSSFGLNNGPEWKYSASVSLSPFHWGSIGIYRNGGFILTLPSSKSKSLKKLTSLRLNSWLTRGTRVVFIDFSVYNVNINLFCIIRLVIEFPATGGALPSSQFFSVKLLRYVTFFDYFLASCEVIFCLFIVAFTVQEIIKIKHFKFAYFRSGWNWLEMLLVALSCFAIAFNIYRTSKVSLLLDKLLSDDQEYPDFYFLAYYQTRYNNMIAINVFFAWIKIFKFISFNKTMSQLSSTLSRCAKDIIGFAIMFFIIFFAYAQLGYLVFGSQVEEFSTFPNCIFTQFRIVLGDINFVSIEQANRVLGPIYFITFVFFVFFVLLNMFLAIINDTYSEVKADFSVIKSPDFEISDLIRQGYNKALVKLKLKKTTMDDLYDPELQDKDLKEMEDLASLSGRGVMDEKSIQSAIQMKKWRDRLQQKYYSPEEPAAFLDHAEPVSQQEFQQLFLYTIELEKQLHYLSSKLNHVMKKISAANEAAAKK, encoded by the exons ATGGACCGGGCCCGGGGCGCCGGCGCGGCGCGGGGCCCCGGCCTCGGGGCCCCGGCAGCGGGGGCCCCGTCGTCGGGCCGGGCAGCGACGCCTCCCCAGGAAGCCCGGGGCCCCCAGCCTCCCGCCCCTCGAAACCCAAAGGCCGCCACCGCCGTCGCCTCCGTCACCGGCCGCTCCGCCGAGAGCCCCGGCGGCGCCGGCAAGCAGGGTCCGGCCCAAACCGGGGTCCGGCCGGCCGGGGACGCCGAGGCGCCCCAGGACCGGAGCCCCGACAAGGCCCGGAGGCCTCAGTCCGCGGCCCAGAGAGGGGGCG GGTCTGTGAAGACGAGCCTGAAGTACCGTAAAGAACTGGAAATCAGAACTACCCTTCAGGAGCTGTCGATCTATATTATTTTCCTAACGGACTTGTGTATTC TGACTTTTGGGATGGTGAACACAGACATGTATTATTTAAACCAAGTCATGGCCAATCTCTTTTTGGAAACTCCTGTGTCTGACAGTGACAGGATGAATTTTAGGACTATCGCCAGCCTGGTTGACTTCTGGAAG TATGCAGAAGGGCCCCTTCTGGAAGGTCTGTTCTGGGACACGTGGTACAATAATCAGACTCTCCCTGGACACAAAAACAACAGTCGGATCTACTACGAGAACTTACTTTTAGGGGCTCCCCAAGTCCGCCAGCTCAAAGTCCGTAACAACACGTGCACTGTTCACCCGTCTTTCCAGTCGCTGATGAAAGAATGTTACTACGACTACAGTTTTAAAGGCGAAGACACATCAAGTTTCGGCCTCAACAACGGACCAGA GTGGAAGTACTCTGCTTCTGTTTCCTTGTCTCCGTTTCACTGGGGATCCATCGGCATTTACAGAAATGGGGGCTTTATCTTGACTTTGCCCTCATCAAAATCCAAGAGCTTGAAGAAACTCACTTCACTCAGGCTGAACAGCTGGCTCACCCGTGGAACCAGAGTAGTGTTCATTGACTTTTCCGTGTACAACGTGAACATAAACCTGTTTTGTATCATTAG ATTGGTGATCGAATTCCCCGCAACTGGAGGCGCACTCCCGTCCTCGCAGTTCTTCTCCGTAAAGCTCCTCAGATACGTGACTTTCTTTGACTATTTTCTTGCATCCTGTGAAGTCATATTCTGCCTCTTCATAGTGGCCTTTACAGTCCAAGAGATCATAAAAATCAAACACTTTAAGTTCGCCTACTTCAGGAGTGGCTGGAACTGGCTGGAAATGCTACTGGTGGCG ctGTCATGCTTTGCCATTGCGTTTAACATCTATCGAACCTCAAAAGTGTCCCTCTTGTTGGACAAGCTGCTGTCAGATGACCAGGAATACCCAGACTTTTATTTCCTCGCATATTATCAAACTCGGTACAACAACATGATTGCGATCAACGTCTTCTTTGCCTGGATAAAG atATTCAAATTCATCAGTTTCAATAAGACAATGTCTCAGTTGTCATCCACCTTGTCCCGCTGTGCCAAAGACATAATTGGCTTCGCCATCATGTTCTTCATCATCTTCTTTGCTTACGCTCAGTTGGGATACCTGGTCTTTGGCTCCCAGGTTGAAGAGTTTTCCACTTTTCCAAACTGCAT ATTTACCCAATTTCGAATCGTCCTGGGCGATATCAATTTTGTCAGCATTGAGCAGGCCAACCGGGTTCTGGGGCCCATTTATTTCATCACCTTCGTCTTCTTTGTGTTCTTCGTGCTACTG AACATGTTCCTGGCTATTATTAATGACACCTACTCTGAAGTGAAAGCTGACTTTTCTGTGATTAAAAGTCCAGACTTTGAGATCAGCGACCTCATTAGACAA GGATACAACAAGGCGCTGGTGAAACTGAAACTGAAGAAAACCACGATGGATGATCTTTATGATCCTGAATTGCAAGACAAGGACTT gaaggaaatggaggaTTTGGCTTCACTCTCTGGAAGAGGAGTCATGGACGAAAAG AGCATTCAGAGCGCGATCCAGATGAAAAAGTGGAGAGACAGGCTTCAGCAGAAGTATTACTCTCCAGAAGAGCCAGCTGCTTTCCTGGACCACGCAGAGCCGGTCAGCCAGCAAGAATTCCAGCA GCTCTTTTTATACACAATTGAGCTGGAGAAGCAATTACACTACCTCAGTTCCAAGCTGAACCACGTGATGAAGAAGATCTCTGCCGCTAATGAGGCAGCTGCCAAGAAGTGA